A genome region from Gloeocapsopsis sp. IPPAS B-1203 includes the following:
- a CDS encoding nucleoside deaminase, protein MDEFMTAAIAQAKQGRDEGGIPIGSVLVKDGEVLGKGHNKRVQDADPVTHAEIDCLRNAGRIGTYQGTTLYSTLMPCYLCAGAVVQFGIKKVIAGESVTFSGAKEFMESHGVEVIDLDLDECKNLMQEFIQKNPELWNEDIGK, encoded by the coding sequence ATGGACGAGTTTATGACGGCCGCGATCGCCCAAGCAAAACAAGGGCGAGATGAAGGTGGTATCCCCATCGGTTCTGTACTAGTCAAAGATGGAGAAGTTCTTGGTAAAGGACACAATAAGCGCGTTCAAGACGCCGATCCTGTGACTCATGCAGAAATCGATTGTTTGCGTAATGCTGGCAGAATTGGCACTTATCAGGGTACAACGCTGTATTCTACCTTAATGCCTTGCTATCTATGTGCCGGTGCAGTTGTCCAATTTGGTATTAAAAAAGTTATTGCTGGGGAATCTGTAACCTTTTCTGGTGCCAAAGAATTTATGGAGTCTCACGGCGTAGAAGTCATCGATCTAGATTTAGATGAGTGTAAAAATTTGATGCAAGAATTTATTCAAAAAAACCCTGAGTTATGGAATGAGGATATCGGAAAATAG
- a CDS encoding nucleoside hydrolase encodes MTKQLVLMDHDGGVDDYLATMLLMTMDSIQPLGIVVTPADCYAQPAVSATRKILDLMGREIPVAESTVRGINPFPRLYRRDSFIVDHLPILNQSEIRTPLVSESGQEFMIRVLLDAPEPVTLMVTGPLTTLAVALDTAPEIETKIAKIVWMGGALNVPGNVEKSFEAGQDGSAEWNVYWDPISAARVWKTAIEIVMCPLDLTNTVPVTSEIVYQMGKQRQYPLSDLAGQCYALVIPQDYYFWDVLATAYLAHPEFYELREWETEIMTTGASQGRTKITAGGRKVWAMDRVDKSRFYSYILQQWRR; translated from the coding sequence ATGACCAAACAACTTGTCCTCATGGATCACGATGGTGGTGTTGATGATTATCTCGCAACCATGCTACTTATGACGATGGATAGCATACAACCTTTAGGCATAGTCGTGACTCCCGCCGATTGTTACGCCCAACCTGCTGTAAGTGCTACGCGCAAAATTCTAGATTTGATGGGGCGTGAGATTCCTGTTGCAGAAAGTACCGTACGTGGTATTAATCCTTTTCCAAGACTTTACCGCCGCGATTCTTTCATCGTGGATCATCTGCCGATTCTCAATCAAAGTGAAATCCGTACGCCTTTGGTTTCTGAATCAGGACAAGAATTTATGATACGGGTGTTACTTGATGCGCCTGAGCCTGTGACACTCATGGTAACAGGTCCACTAACAACCCTTGCAGTTGCTTTAGATACCGCACCGGAAATTGAGACGAAAATTGCCAAAATCGTCTGGATGGGTGGGGCGCTGAATGTTCCAGGAAATGTTGAAAAAAGCTTTGAAGCTGGACAAGATGGATCTGCTGAGTGGAATGTATACTGGGACCCAATTTCAGCAGCGCGAGTCTGGAAAACTGCAATTGAAATTGTCATGTGTCCTTTAGATTTAACAAATACTGTCCCTGTTACTTCAGAAATTGTCTATCAAATGGGCAAACAGCGCCAGTACCCACTCTCTGATTTAGCGGGACAATGTTATGCCTTGGTGATTCCGCAAGATTACTATTTCTGGGATGTCTTAGCAACTGCATATCTAGCGCATCCAGAGTTTTATGAACTACGAGAATGGGAAACAGAAATTATGACAACTGGTGCGAGTCAAGGGCGCACGAAGATAACTGCTGGTGGGCGTAAAGTTTGGGCAATGGATCGAGTTGATAAATCTCGTTTTTATTCTTATATTTTGCAACAGTGGCGACGATAA
- a CDS encoding Crp/Fnr family transcriptional regulator yields MSENLNRQGNKLLAALPAEDYQRLAPYLENLSLPFQRVLHNTGEVIFDVYFPTTAMVSVVSIMQDGSTIEVGVIGKEGIAGIPVCWGDDTAVHQTVVQIPGNVLKLKAEVLKEEFYRGGALQKLLLRYTQAIYTQLGQSAACNRLHTLEERLSRWLLTVSDRVESEELPLTQEFLAQMLGTRRSGVTVAASTLSKAGMIRYSRGKINITNRETLELTACECYQVIKAEFQRLLGTKDD; encoded by the coding sequence ATGAGCGAAAATTTGAATCGGCAAGGCAACAAGTTGCTTGCGGCTTTACCTGCTGAAGATTATCAGCGTCTTGCTCCCTATCTAGAAAATCTTTCACTGCCCTTTCAAAGGGTATTGCATAATACTGGAGAAGTCATTTTTGATGTGTACTTTCCGACAACAGCTATGGTTTCTGTTGTCTCTATCATGCAAGATGGATCGACGATTGAAGTAGGAGTGATTGGTAAAGAAGGGATAGCAGGTATCCCTGTATGTTGGGGGGATGATACAGCAGTTCACCAAACAGTGGTGCAAATTCCAGGTAACGTCCTGAAACTAAAAGCTGAGGTGTTAAAAGAGGAGTTTTATCGAGGTGGTGCTTTACAAAAACTCTTACTGCGTTATACACAGGCGATTTATACTCAACTTGGACAATCTGCTGCTTGTAATCGTTTACACACACTAGAAGAAAGGCTTTCGCGCTGGCTATTGACGGTAAGCGATCGCGTCGAGTCAGAAGAATTACCTTTGACACAAGAATTTCTTGCCCAAATGCTAGGTACGCGCCGCAGTGGTGTTACGGTAGCTGCAAGTACTCTGAGTAAAGCCGGAATGATTCGCTACAGTCGTGGCAAAATCAACATCACAAATCGAGAAACACTGGAATTGACGGCATGTGAGTGTTATCAGGTCATTAAAGCAGAATTTCAGCGTTTACTTGGCACTAAGGATGACTAG
- a CDS encoding DUF1611 domain-containing protein, which translates to MQLEDRQRIAILLHEGIRGNGNGKTGLALLRYSEVPVVAVIDKDCAGESLVALTEIPLDVPIVASVADALIYTPDVLTIGIAPSGGVLPQAWLQEIQCAVAAGLSVVNGLHTPLATIPELRSHLREGQWIWDVRQEPANLGIASAKARSLSCRRVLTVGTDMAVGKMSASLELNAAAKKQGLRSKFLATGQAGIMISGDGIPLDAVRVDFAAGAVEQLVLRYGADYDILFIEGQGSILHPGSTATLPLIRGTQPTHLILVHRAGQTHIRNHSHVPIPPLSEVVKLYENLATAGGAFAPVKVIGIALNTAHLDELAAKQAISQIQAETNLPCTDAVRFNPKALLNAVYQN; encoded by the coding sequence GTGCAGCTTGAAGATCGTCAACGAATTGCAATTCTTCTGCATGAAGGAATTCGAGGTAATGGTAATGGCAAAACAGGGTTAGCACTGTTACGCTATAGCGAAGTCCCAGTTGTTGCCGTAATTGATAAAGACTGTGCAGGAGAATCCTTAGTTGCATTAACAGAAATACCTCTTGATGTTCCTATAGTTGCATCGGTAGCTGATGCATTAATTTATACACCAGATGTCCTGACGATTGGAATTGCACCTTCAGGAGGCGTGTTACCGCAAGCATGGTTGCAGGAAATTCAATGTGCAGTTGCTGCAGGATTATCGGTAGTTAATGGATTGCACACACCACTGGCAACAATACCAGAGTTGCGATCGCACCTACGCGAAGGACAATGGATCTGGGATGTACGCCAAGAACCAGCTAATTTAGGAATCGCAAGTGCTAAAGCGCGATCGCTATCATGTCGCCGTGTATTAACTGTTGGTACAGATATGGCTGTCGGGAAAATGTCTGCAAGTCTAGAACTCAACGCCGCAGCAAAAAAACAAGGATTGCGTTCTAAATTCCTCGCAACAGGACAAGCAGGAATTATGATCTCTGGTGATGGTATCCCTTTAGATGCGGTGCGTGTAGATTTCGCCGCCGGTGCTGTTGAACAACTCGTTTTACGCTACGGTGCAGATTACGATATTTTATTCATTGAAGGACAAGGTTCAATCTTACATCCTGGTTCGACTGCAACTTTACCTCTGATTCGCGGAACGCAACCAACGCATTTAATTTTAGTCCATCGTGCCGGACAAACTCATATTCGCAACCATTCACATGTCCCAATTCCACCATTATCTGAAGTCGTGAAACTCTACGAAAACCTTGCAACAGCAGGAGGTGCTTTTGCACCTGTTAAAGTTATCGGAATCGCCCTCAATACTGCGCATCTAGATGAATTAGCAGCAAAGCAAGCGATCTCCCAAATTCAAGCCGAAACAAATTTACCCTGCACAGATGCTGTCCGTTTTAATCCAAAAGCACTATTAAACGCAGTATACCAAAACTAA
- a CDS encoding DUF427 domain-containing protein, translated as MVNRDRIQPEPGQESVWDYPRPPRLEDVNKHIQVVFNEIAIADTHHAKRVLETSHPPVYYIPPSDIKMEYLIRTPQSSFCEWKGLAGYYTVAVSDKQVPNAAWFYPDPTPTFAAIKDYVAFYPHLMAACYVNGEKVQPQPGNFYGGWITSDIVGPFKGSPGTWGW; from the coding sequence ATGGTTAATCGCGATCGCATTCAACCAGAACCAGGACAAGAATCAGTGTGGGATTATCCTCGTCCGCCACGTTTAGAAGACGTTAATAAGCATATTCAGGTTGTTTTCAACGAAATTGCGATCGCTGATACCCATCATGCCAAACGAGTACTAGAAACAAGTCATCCACCTGTTTATTACATCCCGCCTAGTGATATCAAAATGGAGTACCTTATTCGTACTCCTCAATCGAGTTTTTGTGAGTGGAAAGGACTTGCAGGCTATTACACAGTTGCAGTAAGTGACAAACAAGTTCCAAATGCTGCTTGGTTTTACCCCGATCCTACTCCTACTTTTGCTGCAATTAAAGACTATGTCGCTTTCTATCCACATTTGATGGCTGCTTGTTACGTCAATGGTGAGAAAGTGCAACCACAACCAGGAAACTTCTACGGCGGTTGGATCACCAGTGATATTGTTGGTCCATTCAAAGGTAGTCCTGGAACCTGGGGATGGTAG
- a CDS encoding M48 family metallopeptidase: protein MKLPWNSLLLSLNLVIFSAGTSIVLAEPSVSDPPNAIVVPIEGETETQPASTQEIVDKINSASTLSSEEIARQQKLIEADRLYLGGQFAAAEKIYREVKAPFPTVSTEIVQRPPAIINPAQLPPAGKVYWREAEAAFQHKVASRMMVPLRLLVEQYPEFIPGHLRLAQALQKFDHNSEAIAVLERAVTLYPEQSELVKAKVALLAESKQWMEASLAARQFALLRSLNAEHANEFTQLADTHLERYQKHLRSELRGNMIANVLTGALGYALTGNLFGPFSAVQTTAMLLRGESAVGESVANQAREQLEIVTDKTVVDYVNEIGQRLAQVAGRKDFQYEFYIVLDKDLNAFALPGGKVFVNAGAITSTNSEAELAGLLAHELAHAVLSHGFQLVAGGNLVANVTRFFPYGGTVANLVALNYSREMEQEADMLGTRLLASTGYAADGLRNLMVTLKQEETRTAFSWLSSHPPTSDRIGYLESIIQRHGYNRYAYEGVARHTQIKQRVEKLLQQKQSEPKKHQR from the coding sequence ATGAAACTTCCCTGGAACTCACTGTTGCTAAGCTTGAACTTGGTGATATTTTCTGCTGGAACATCAATTGTCCTTGCTGAACCTTCAGTTAGCGATCCTCCTAATGCGATCGTAGTACCCATAGAAGGAGAAACAGAAACGCAACCCGCATCTACACAAGAAATTGTTGATAAAATTAACAGCGCTTCAACTTTAAGTTCGGAAGAAATAGCGCGTCAACAAAAGTTGATTGAAGCCGATCGCTTGTATTTAGGAGGACAATTCGCAGCAGCTGAAAAAATCTATCGGGAAGTCAAAGCACCATTTCCCACAGTATCAACTGAAATTGTACAACGTCCGCCAGCAATTATCAATCCCGCTCAACTTCCACCCGCAGGTAAAGTTTATTGGCGAGAAGCAGAAGCAGCCTTCCAACATAAAGTTGCTAGTAGAATGATGGTACCACTGCGGTTGTTGGTGGAACAATATCCAGAATTTATTCCTGGTCATCTGCGACTCGCCCAAGCATTACAAAAATTTGACCATAACTCTGAAGCGATCGCCGTTTTAGAACGTGCTGTCACACTTTATCCCGAACAATCTGAATTAGTGAAAGCTAAAGTAGCATTACTTGCCGAATCCAAACAATGGATGGAAGCGTCCCTCGCAGCGCGTCAATTTGCTTTACTCAGAAGTTTAAACGCAGAACACGCTAACGAATTTACCCAACTTGCAGACACGCACCTCGAACGCTATCAAAAGCACTTGCGTAGCGAGTTGAGAGGAAATATGATTGCCAATGTCCTCACTGGTGCATTAGGTTACGCACTTACAGGTAATCTTTTTGGTCCTTTTTCGGCAGTGCAAACAACCGCAATGTTGCTTCGTGGCGAATCAGCTGTTGGTGAATCTGTCGCCAACCAAGCGCGGGAACAGCTAGAAATCGTGACTGATAAAACAGTTGTAGATTATGTTAATGAAATTGGACAAAGACTCGCGCAAGTTGCTGGTAGAAAAGATTTTCAATACGAATTTTATATAGTTTTAGATAAAGACTTAAACGCTTTTGCGCTACCAGGCGGTAAGGTATTTGTCAATGCTGGAGCAATTACAAGCACTAACTCTGAAGCAGAATTAGCAGGGTTGCTGGCGCATGAATTAGCCCACGCCGTTTTATCACATGGTTTTCAGTTAGTTGCTGGAGGGAACCTTGTTGCTAACGTGACGCGATTTTTCCCTTATGGTGGGACTGTCGCAAATCTTGTTGCACTCAACTACAGCCGCGAAATGGAACAGGAAGCCGACATGTTAGGTACACGACTTCTCGCTTCGACTGGCTATGCTGCCGATGGCTTACGCAACTTAATGGTAACACTAAAACAAGAAGAAACACGCACAGCTTTTAGTTGGTTATCTTCACATCCACCTACAAGCGATCGCATTGGCTATCTCGAATCAATTATTCAGCGCCACGGTTACAACCGCTACGCTTACGAGGGAGTTGCCAGACACACTCAGATCAAACAAAGAGTAGAAAAATTGCTACAACAGAAACAATCCGAACCTAAAAAGCATCAACGATAA
- a CDS encoding dipeptide epimerase produces MRIEIKTFTVNKRFPLTISRGTTAQTTNVWVKLEQDGIVSWGEASPFSLGNYRQSTAILTAALQQVAPMLEVYSPLQRQQIEGVLNTQLPSAAKAAVDVALHDWLGKYVGLPLWQIWGLDCSRIVPTSVTIGINTPENAKARVRAWLQFADVRVIKVKLGNPAGINADREMFLAVQKEATTQDIFVDANGGWNLEDAIEMCKWLAELGIKYVEQPLAQGEENKLAELKKRSPLPIFVDESCHTSRDIPQLAPLIDGINIKLMKAGGLTEAMRMVHTARAYGLQVMFGCYSDSTLANTAAAQLSPLADYLDLDSHMNLIDDPFIGATLQAGRIIPNNKPGLGVECSAA; encoded by the coding sequence ATGCGAATTGAAATCAAAACTTTTACAGTAAATAAACGCTTTCCACTAACAATTAGTCGCGGCACAACTGCCCAGACAACAAATGTGTGGGTCAAGTTAGAACAAGATGGTATTGTTAGTTGGGGAGAAGCATCGCCGTTTTCATTAGGGAATTATCGGCAATCTACAGCAATTCTGACAGCAGCATTGCAGCAAGTTGCACCAATGTTAGAAGTATACAGCCCTCTACAACGACAGCAAATTGAAGGTGTATTAAATACTCAACTACCTTCAGCAGCAAAAGCCGCAGTAGATGTGGCGTTACATGACTGGCTTGGCAAGTACGTGGGTTTACCACTGTGGCAAATCTGGGGATTAGATTGCTCGCGCATTGTTCCTACTTCTGTCACAATTGGTATTAATACCCCTGAAAATGCTAAAGCAAGAGTACGCGCTTGGCTACAATTTGCTGATGTGCGTGTCATTAAAGTGAAGTTGGGTAATCCCGCTGGAATTAATGCAGATCGCGAGATGTTTTTAGCAGTTCAAAAAGAAGCAACGACACAGGATATATTTGTTGATGCAAATGGTGGATGGAATTTAGAAGATGCGATTGAGATGTGCAAGTGGTTAGCTGAATTAGGTATTAAGTATGTTGAACAACCTTTGGCACAAGGAGAAGAAAATAAACTAGCAGAACTTAAGAAGCGATCGCCTCTCCCCATATTTGTTGACGAAAGCTGTCACACTAGTCGCGATATTCCTCAACTCGCACCATTAATTGATGGCATTAATATCAAACTAATGAAAGCTGGGGGTTTAACCGAAGCAATGCGTATGGTACATACTGCCCGCGCTTATGGGTTACAAGTAATGTTCGGTTGCTATTCTGATAGTACGCTAGCAAATACTGCCGCCGCGCAACTTTCCCCACTAGCAGATTATCTAGATTTAGATAGCCATATGAATTTAATCGACGATCCGTTCATAGGTGCAACGCTACAAGCAGGGCGAATTATTCCAAATAATAAACCAGGATTAGGAGTAGAATGCAGTGCAGCTTGA
- a CDS encoding COP23 domain-containing protein translates to MSPQLQFAWRGIGLSVGVATLLLGNSVIAAPQYNWIAQVNPTVPPVVVDTEPLPPVPGTTPPNGSTVPSVTTATRFTCQLNNGQYTVMYQPESQPSRFFPWATPTALGGGWSEQRRCEEISRRLEAYRPDGLLELTTGVENNYNTVCVITQRNNSSCRIVFTVPPGQDPILTRDRVFENLTVADSGQQTTGVYTYTNRGNELDRLFNLGRSVIGGNNRRSSRSINLRPFLDRADGGNGTQLSGGVPARNNTQSQPGTRRLNPSNF, encoded by the coding sequence ATGTCACCACAGTTGCAATTTGCTTGGCGAGGTATTGGTTTATCTGTCGGGGTAGCAACACTGTTACTTGGTAATAGCGTTATAGCTGCGCCACAATATAACTGGATTGCGCAGGTCAATCCTACCGTACCACCTGTTGTTGTTGATACAGAACCATTACCACCAGTGCCAGGAACAACACCACCTAATGGTTCCACAGTTCCCAGCGTCACAACTGCTACGCGGTTTACTTGTCAATTGAATAACGGTCAGTATACAGTCATGTATCAGCCCGAAAGCCAGCCAAGCCGCTTTTTCCCCTGGGCTACTCCAACAGCTTTAGGTGGTGGTTGGAGCGAACAACGACGTTGTGAAGAAATTAGTCGTCGCTTAGAAGCATATCGCCCAGATGGTTTACTAGAACTCACAACAGGCGTAGAAAATAATTATAATACTGTTTGCGTGATCACGCAGCGCAACAATTCATCTTGTCGCATTGTCTTTACCGTACCTCCAGGGCAAGACCCAATCTTAACTCGCGATCGCGTCTTTGAAAACCTCACAGTTGCTGATAGCGGTCAACAGACAACTGGAGTTTATACCTATACAAATCGTGGTAATGAACTCGATCGGCTATTTAACTTAGGACGTTCTGTTATTGGCGGTAACAATCGACGTTCTTCACGAAGCATTAACTTAAGACCTTTCCTCGATCGCGCTGACGGTGGTAACGGAACTCAACTCAGCGGTGGTGTTCCTGCACGTAATAATACACAATCGCAACCAGGTACTAGAAGACTTAACCCCAGCAACTTTTAG
- a CDS encoding NUDIX hydrolase, whose amino-acid sequence MHLRKWKILSSQMVINNQWCKVRQDEVKLPNGKIVDDYFVNLRLDVALILPVTSNQEIVFVRQYRHGAGEILLELPAGTFNFEIEDPQDAALRELREETGYIAQTAIPLGVLYDNPVKDSNKIYLFVAQDVKKVVQQQLDITEDIEIILLPISKVIEKIAAGEINVAGTVSALFKGLNYLQQSIL is encoded by the coding sequence ATGCATTTAAGGAAATGGAAAATTTTAAGCTCTCAAATGGTAATTAATAATCAATGGTGTAAAGTTCGTCAAGATGAAGTTAAATTGCCTAATGGTAAGATAGTTGATGATTATTTTGTTAATCTTAGGCTTGACGTTGCTTTAATCTTACCAGTTACCAGTAATCAAGAAATTGTTTTTGTGCGGCAATATCGGCATGGGGCAGGTGAGATTTTATTAGAACTCCCTGCAGGTACATTTAATTTTGAGATTGAAGATCCGCAAGATGCTGCATTACGAGAATTAAGAGAAGAAACTGGATACATAGCCCAAACAGCAATACCGCTAGGAGTTCTCTATGATAATCCTGTTAAAGACTCAAACAAAATTTATTTATTTGTCGCTCAAGATGTTAAAAAAGTGGTTCAACAACAATTAGATATTACAGAAGATATAGAAATTATACTCCTTCCCATCTCAAAAGTAATAGAAAAAATTGCAGCAGGAGAAATCAACGTTGCCGGAACCGTATCTGCTCTTTTTAAAGGATTAAACTACTTACAGCAATCTATTTTATAA